One genomic segment of Chitinophaga parva includes these proteins:
- a CDS encoding ABC transporter ATP-binding protein yields the protein MAKQKQGSKPQGPSVFGLLKPYRKLVAGLVAFAAVSNGFSLVLPLYIRKAVNQFNTDPNAMNSVYLGFLVVAVVVFLLSFALGYLQTYTSETVAKDLRTQLSDKISRQSYAYIQAANPSRLLTNLTSDIDSIKTFVAQAMSSIVASVITILGGSVLLLVVNWRLGLCVIAIIPIIAITFFVVLGKVRALFKKSREIIDWLNKVINESILGAALIRVLNSWQLEYDKFTGPNAKARDLGLSILRLFALLIPIVTLTANLAVFCILQLGGRYVIYGQMDMGTFVAFNSYLAMLIFPIFVIGFMSNIIAQSTVAYQRVRSVLDAPETAPTGTYVAELQGNIDLEDVVVRYGEKLALKGVTMHIKGGSRTAVIGPTAAGKTQLLNVLTALLKPTSGQVRYDGVDIDKYQQDELLRQVGLVFQDSIMFNLSLRENIAFSDTVTDAFLEKAIRTAELYDFIHTLPEGLNTIVSERGNSLSGGQKQRIMLARALAVNPKVLLLDDFTARVDSQTEQKILQNVRANYPGITLLSVTQKIASVQDYDQIILLMEGEVLAAGTHAELMQISPEYVQIFESQRSTSNYELQS from the coding sequence ATGGCCAAACAAAAACAAGGAAGTAAGCCGCAGGGGCCCAGTGTGTTCGGGTTGCTCAAACCTTACCGGAAACTGGTGGCCGGGCTCGTGGCCTTTGCCGCGGTTTCCAATGGGTTTTCCCTGGTACTGCCCCTTTACATCCGCAAGGCGGTGAACCAGTTCAATACCGATCCCAATGCGATGAACTCCGTATACCTGGGTTTCCTGGTGGTAGCGGTGGTAGTGTTCCTGCTCTCTTTTGCGCTGGGCTACCTGCAAACATACACCTCGGAAACCGTGGCCAAGGATCTCCGCACCCAGCTGTCGGACAAGATCTCGCGCCAGAGCTATGCCTACATCCAGGCGGCCAATCCCTCCCGCCTGCTTACCAATCTCACATCTGATATTGACTCCATCAAGACCTTCGTGGCCCAGGCCATGTCGTCTATCGTGGCCAGCGTGATCACCATCCTGGGTGGCAGCGTGCTGCTGCTGGTGGTGAACTGGCGGCTGGGGCTGTGCGTGATCGCTATTATTCCCATCATTGCCATTACCTTTTTCGTGGTGCTGGGCAAGGTGAGGGCCCTGTTTAAAAAGAGCCGGGAGATCATTGACTGGCTGAACAAGGTGATCAATGAAAGCATCCTGGGTGCCGCCCTGATACGGGTGCTCAACTCCTGGCAACTGGAATACGATAAATTTACCGGCCCCAATGCCAAAGCCCGCGACCTGGGCCTGAGCATCCTGCGCCTGTTTGCACTGCTCATTCCCATTGTAACCCTCACGGCAAACCTGGCTGTGTTCTGCATCCTGCAGCTGGGTGGCCGCTACGTGATCTACGGGCAGATGGATATGGGTACGTTTGTAGCATTTAACAGCTACCTGGCCATGCTGATCTTCCCCATTTTCGTGATCGGGTTTATGAGCAATATCATTGCCCAGAGCACGGTGGCCTACCAGCGCGTGCGCAGTGTGCTGGATGCGCCGGAAACCGCGCCCACCGGCACGTACGTGGCGGAGCTGCAGGGTAATATTGACCTGGAAGACGTGGTAGTGCGCTATGGGGAAAAGCTGGCCCTGAAAGGCGTGACCATGCATATTAAAGGCGGCAGCCGCACCGCGGTGATAGGCCCTACAGCAGCGGGCAAAACCCAGTTGCTCAACGTGCTCACCGCCCTGCTGAAGCCCACTTCCGGCCAGGTGCGGTACGATGGGGTGGACATCGACAAATACCAGCAGGACGAGCTGCTGCGCCAGGTGGGCCTGGTGTTCCAGGACAGCATTATGTTTAACCTGAGCCTGCGGGAAAACATTGCGTTCAGCGATACGGTAACGGATGCATTCCTGGAAAAAGCTATCCGCACCGCGGAGCTGTACGACTTCATCCACACCCTGCCCGAGGGGCTGAACACCATCGTGTCTGAACGGGGCAACAGTCTTTCCGGTGGGCAGAAACAGCGCATCATGCTGGCCCGCGCCCTGGCCGTGAACCCGAAAGTGTTGCTGCTGGATGATTTTACCGCCCGCGTGGATTCCCAAACAGAACAGAAGATCCTGCAGAACGTGCGGGCTAACTATCCAGGCATTACCCTGCTCTCCGTGACGCAGAAGATCGCGTCCGTGCAGGATTATGACCAGATCATTTTACTGATGGAAGGAGAGGTGTTGGCCGCAGGCACCCATGCGGAGCTGATGCAGATCAGCCCTGAGTATGTACAGATTTTTGAATCACAACGCAGCACCAGTAACTATGAATTACAATCTTAA
- a CDS encoding NUDIX hydrolase, producing MTEYEKFKQLIDKGSSLYIPQLSLDCVIFGFHQNQLKVLLLKMRTRHDWALPGGFIHQDETLEVAAARVLKERTGLDNIFLRQFHTFSALERSNPQQAMKDFAMEDLRIDQHHWLAQRFISVGFYALVDFTRVTPQLDELSEICTWYDLDSIPPLMLDHRQILDKALETLRVQLNYQPIGMSLMPELFTMPELQKLYETILGTPLDRRNFQRKILGYHILRRREERRTGVAHKAPYLYSFDIKRYQEALQEGLHKW from the coding sequence ATGACGGAATACGAAAAATTCAAGCAACTCATTGACAAGGGCAGTTCCCTCTATATTCCACAGTTATCACTGGATTGTGTGATCTTCGGATTTCACCAGAACCAGCTGAAGGTTTTGTTGTTAAAGATGCGTACCCGCCACGACTGGGCCCTGCCTGGCGGATTCATACATCAGGACGAGACCCTGGAAGTAGCCGCCGCCCGGGTATTGAAGGAACGTACGGGGCTGGATAATATATTTCTCCGGCAGTTCCACACCTTTAGTGCCCTGGAGCGCTCCAACCCGCAGCAGGCCATGAAGGATTTTGCGATGGAAGATCTCCGTATTGATCAGCATCACTGGCTGGCCCAGCGTTTTATTTCCGTAGGCTTTTATGCGCTGGTGGACTTTACCAGGGTAACGCCCCAACTGGATGAACTGTCTGAGATCTGCACCTGGTATGACCTGGACAGCATACCGCCGCTCATGCTGGATCACCGCCAGATCCTGGACAAGGCACTGGAAACATTGCGGGTGCAGCTGAACTACCAACCCATCGGCATGTCCCTCATGCCGGAGCTGTTTACCATGCCGGAACTGCAGAAGCTGTATGAGACCATCCTGGGCACACCCCTGGACCGGCGCAACTTCCAGCGCAAGATCCTGGGGTACCACATCCTGCGCAGGAGGGAAGAACGCCGCACCGGCGTAGCACACAAAGCACCCTACCTGTACAGCTTTGACATAAAGCGGTACCAGGAGGCGTTGCAGGAAGGATTGCACAAATGGTAA
- the map gene encoding type I methionyl aminopeptidase has translation MSITDNIELAGIQQVSALVAMVLREMRQHARPGMSARELDDYGGKILQDHGARSAPRAAYNFPGWTCISVNNEMAHGIPTARKIFHEGDLINVDVSAELNGFWSDNGGSFVLGDDKHRLQPLVNASREILQLAINSIHSGVHISEVGRVVETEARLRAYKVIKNLTGHGVGRSLHEEPHEIANCYNRFNERRFGRSTVVAIETFISTHSTMALTQRDGWTLVGDKGGYVAQHEHTIMVTDGAPVVLTAGNGIWD, from the coding sequence ATGTCTATCACAGATAATATCGAGTTGGCCGGCATCCAGCAGGTGAGCGCACTGGTAGCAATGGTGCTGCGCGAAATGAGGCAACACGCCCGCCCGGGTATGTCTGCCAGGGAGCTGGATGATTATGGAGGCAAAATCCTGCAGGATCATGGAGCCCGCTCTGCGCCCCGCGCGGCATATAACTTTCCCGGGTGGACCTGCATCAGTGTGAACAATGAAATGGCCCATGGCATTCCCACTGCCCGCAAGATCTTTCATGAAGGAGACCTGATCAATGTGGATGTATCCGCGGAGCTGAATGGCTTCTGGTCCGACAATGGCGGCTCTTTTGTTTTGGGAGATGATAAACACCGCCTCCAGCCCCTGGTCAATGCTTCCCGGGAGATTTTACAACTGGCCATCAACTCCATCCACAGCGGTGTGCATATTTCAGAAGTGGGCCGCGTGGTGGAAACCGAAGCGCGCCTGCGTGCCTATAAAGTGATCAAGAACCTCACCGGCCATGGTGTGGGCCGCAGCCTGCACGAAGAGCCCCATGAAATTGCCAACTGCTATAACCGGTTCAATGAACGGCGCTTTGGCAGGAGCACGGTAGTGGCCATAGAAACATTTATCTCCACGCACTCCACCATGGCGCTTACCCAGCGGGACGGATGGACGCTGGTGGGGGATAAGGGTGGTTACGTGGCACAGCATGAGCACACGATCATGGTAACCGACGGGGCGCCGGTGGTGCTCACGGCGGGGAATGGGATCTGGGATTAG
- a CDS encoding glycoside hydrolase family 3 protein → MRNIPRWTWAPAAAACVAVAAMRAVSTPGPLNALPQTLLRHSQVVKTTGNFGFRDLNKNDKLDVYEDVRQPVEKRVQDLLHQMTLEEKAGLLFINGARINDDGSIEDKPGTGLFAFAPNAARLLTEKKMNHFNLWAIPDEPHTLAVWYNKMQKLAEDSRLGIPITIASDPRNHFSNNIFAMKASGFSQWCEPLGLGAIGDPELTRQFADIVRQEYLAVGIREALHPQVDLATEPRWARISGTFGEDAQLTAKQATAYIEGFQGGNSLTREGVAAMTKHFAGGGPQREGLDPHFPFQKGQIYPGHNFKYHLIPFEAAFAAHTAAIMPYYGVPMGQTKEDVGFSYNKAMITDLLRHHYHYDGVVCTDWGLVTDANLGPVVWPARAWGVESLSIPERVQKIIDAGVDQFGGENIPEVIVQLVKEGKVSEKRIDSSAVRLLRQKFQLGLFDNPYIDEDKANTTVGRADFVAAGEASQRRAITLLKNDRHVLPLKKNLKIYVRNMDPKVAAQYGTVVDDPADADLAILRLQTPFYPVASDIPLAKMFHHGDLDFKGAQKDSILQLLHQVPTIVDIYIDRPAVIPEISKAAKGLLADFGASDAAVLDVIFGKFKPGGHLPVELPASMEAVRAQKEDVPYDSKNPLYKFGFGLSY, encoded by the coding sequence ATGAGAAACATTCCACGTTGGACCTGGGCACCGGCTGCGGCCGCCTGCGTAGCCGTTGCGGCCATGCGGGCAGTTTCCACCCCCGGCCCGTTAAACGCCCTGCCGCAAACATTGCTGCGCCACAGCCAGGTGGTAAAGACCACGGGCAACTTCGGGTTCCGCGACCTGAATAAGAACGACAAGCTGGATGTATATGAAGACGTGCGCCAGCCGGTTGAAAAAAGGGTGCAGGACCTGCTGCACCAGATGACCCTGGAAGAGAAAGCAGGCCTCCTGTTCATCAACGGGGCCCGTATCAACGACGATGGCTCCATTGAAGACAAACCGGGCACGGGCCTCTTTGCCTTTGCGCCCAATGCGGCCAGGCTGCTCACCGAAAAGAAAATGAATCACTTTAACCTCTGGGCCATCCCGGATGAGCCACATACGCTGGCGGTGTGGTACAATAAAATGCAAAAGCTGGCAGAAGACAGCCGCCTGGGCATTCCCATTACCATTGCATCAGACCCCCGCAACCATTTTTCCAATAACATCTTTGCCATGAAGGCCAGTGGTTTCTCCCAGTGGTGTGAGCCGCTGGGGCTGGGCGCTATTGGCGACCCGGAGCTCACCCGCCAGTTTGCCGACATCGTACGCCAGGAATACCTGGCCGTGGGCATCCGCGAGGCATTGCACCCGCAGGTGGACCTGGCCACGGAGCCCCGCTGGGCACGTATCAGCGGCACCTTTGGAGAAGATGCGCAGCTCACTGCCAAGCAGGCTACTGCCTATATTGAAGGTTTCCAGGGCGGCAATAGCCTCACCCGGGAAGGCGTGGCAGCCATGACCAAGCACTTTGCCGGGGGTGGTCCCCAGCGCGAAGGGCTGGACCCGCACTTCCCGTTCCAGAAAGGACAGATCTACCCGGGGCATAATTTTAAGTACCACCTGATCCCGTTTGAAGCGGCCTTTGCGGCACATACTGCCGCCATCATGCCCTACTATGGGGTGCCCATGGGGCAAACGAAAGAAGACGTGGGCTTTTCTTATAACAAGGCGATGATCACGGACCTGCTGCGTCATCATTATCATTACGATGGGGTGGTGTGCACAGACTGGGGCCTGGTCACAGATGCCAACCTGGGGCCTGTGGTATGGCCGGCCCGCGCGTGGGGCGTGGAAAGCCTGAGCATCCCGGAGCGCGTGCAGAAGATCATTGATGCGGGGGTGGACCAGTTTGGCGGGGAGAACATTCCCGAAGTAATTGTGCAGCTGGTGAAAGAGGGTAAGGTGAGTGAAAAACGGATAGACAGCAGCGCGGTACGCCTGCTGCGCCAGAAGTTCCAACTGGGCCTGTTCGACAATCCTTATATCGATGAAGACAAGGCCAATACCACCGTGGGCCGCGCAGATTTTGTGGCCGCGGGCGAAGCCTCCCAGCGCAGGGCTATTACCTTGCTGAAAAATGACCGGCATGTATTACCTCTCAAAAAAAATCTGAAGATCTATGTGAGAAATATGGACCCGAAAGTAGCCGCGCAATACGGTACCGTGGTAGACGATCCCGCGGACGCAGACCTGGCCATCCTGCGCCTGCAAACGCCCTTCTACCCGGTAGCATCAGATATTCCACTGGCGAAGATGTTTCACCACGGCGACCTTGATTTTAAAGGTGCGCAGAAAGACAGCATCCTGCAACTGTTACACCAGGTGCCCACCATCGTGGACATCTACATTGACCGCCCCGCTGTGATCCCGGAGATCAGCAAGGCTGCAAAAGGATTGCTGGCAGATTTTGGCGCCAGCGATGCGGCGGTGCTGGACGTGATCTTTGGCAAATTCAAGCCCGGCGGGCATTTGCCGGTGGAGCTGCCCGCTTCGATGGAAGCAGTACGGGCGCAGAAAGAAGATGTGCCTTATGATTCCAAAAACCCGTTGTACAAGTTTGGGTTTGGATTGAGTTATTAG
- the tkt gene encoding transketolase → MDTKTQEIVQAGINTVRVLAADAVQKANSGHPGTPMSLAPMGHVLWTSAMRYNAKSPHWPNRDRFILSAGHACMLQYAYLYLTGYEDITMDDIKQFRQLHSKTAGHPEYGLLAGIEVTTGPLGQGFAHGVGMAIGQQYLASRYNKPGYDIFDYRIYAICSDGDLMEGVSAEAASLAGHLKLGNIIYLYDDNHISIEGDTAIAFNEDVAKRFEAYGWHVQVLPDGNDIAAIQDALEKAKAETTRPSLIKVRTHIAYGSPNKVDTAGAHGAPLGADEVKLVKQGFGFDPEVSFYVADDVLQYYHEAGSRGAKDEAAWNELYAKWKAAFPDLAKEYETLAAGNLPDGWKDKLPTYKVADNPKGVATRKASGETLNAIADALPTLIGGSADLAPSTDTNLKKYPSFNFDNHGGRNFHFGIREHAMGAALNGMALTKGIIPFGATFLMFSEYMRPPIRLAAIMKIRPLFVYTHDSIGLGEDGTTHQPIEQLAALRVIPNITVIRPADANETAQAWRVALEHKDGPVVLVFTRQNLAVIDQDKYAKATNLEKGAYILADADKTPDVILMATGSEVDLIVKAQEKLKAEGIGARIVSFPSWELFEKQDAAYKESVFPKNVRKRLAVEAGASMGWHKWVTDEGDTITVDRFGESAPAEQIFAEFGFTVDNVVKKAKALLGK, encoded by the coding sequence ATGGACACTAAGACCCAGGAAATCGTTCAGGCGGGCATCAATACGGTACGCGTATTGGCCGCAGACGCAGTACAGAAAGCCAATTCCGGGCATCCCGGCACCCCCATGAGCCTTGCGCCAATGGGACACGTTCTGTGGACATCCGCCATGCGCTACAACGCAAAATCTCCTCACTGGCCCAACCGCGACCGCTTTATCCTCTCCGCCGGCCACGCCTGCATGTTACAATACGCTTACCTCTACCTTACCGGCTATGAAGATATCACCATGGATGATATCAAGCAGTTCCGCCAGCTGCACAGCAAAACCGCCGGCCACCCGGAATATGGCCTGCTGGCAGGTATTGAAGTGACCACCGGCCCCCTGGGCCAGGGCTTTGCACACGGCGTAGGCATGGCCATTGGCCAGCAATACCTGGCTTCCCGCTACAACAAACCGGGCTATGATATTTTCGATTACCGCATTTACGCCATCTGCAGTGACGGCGACCTGATGGAAGGTGTGAGCGCGGAAGCCGCTTCCCTGGCTGGTCACCTGAAGCTGGGCAATATCATTTACCTGTATGACGATAACCACATTTCCATTGAAGGCGATACCGCCATCGCATTCAACGAAGATGTGGCCAAACGCTTTGAAGCTTACGGCTGGCATGTACAGGTGCTGCCCGACGGCAACGACATTGCCGCCATCCAGGATGCGCTGGAAAAAGCAAAGGCAGAAACAACGCGCCCCTCCCTCATCAAGGTACGCACGCATATTGCCTACGGCAGCCCCAATAAGGTAGATACCGCGGGTGCGCACGGCGCGCCCCTGGGAGCGGACGAAGTGAAGCTGGTAAAGCAAGGCTTTGGCTTTGACCCGGAAGTGTCATTCTATGTGGCAGACGACGTGCTGCAATATTACCACGAGGCCGGCAGCCGTGGCGCCAAGGACGAAGCAGCCTGGAATGAACTGTACGCAAAATGGAAGGCCGCCTTCCCCGACCTGGCAAAAGAATACGAAACCCTTGCCGCCGGCAACCTGCCCGATGGCTGGAAAGATAAACTGCCCACCTACAAAGTGGCAGACAATCCCAAGGGCGTAGCCACCCGCAAGGCTTCCGGCGAAACCCTCAACGCCATTGCTGATGCACTGCCCACGCTGATAGGCGGCTCCGCAGACCTGGCGCCTTCTACAGACACGAACCTGAAGAAATATCCTTCTTTCAATTTTGACAACCACGGTGGCCGCAACTTCCACTTTGGCATCCGCGAGCACGCCATGGGCGCTGCGCTCAATGGCATGGCGCTTACGAAAGGCATCATCCCGTTTGGCGCTACCTTCCTGATGTTCTCTGAATATATGCGCCCGCCCATCCGCCTGGCGGCCATTATGAAGATCCGCCCCCTGTTCGTGTACACGCACGACAGCATTGGCCTGGGCGAAGATGGTACTACCCACCAGCCCATTGAGCAACTGGCTGCCCTCCGCGTGATCCCCAACATTACGGTGATCCGCCCGGCAGATGCCAATGAGACCGCGCAGGCATGGCGCGTAGCGCTGGAGCACAAGGATGGCCCGGTGGTGCTGGTATTTACCCGCCAGAACCTGGCCGTGATAGACCAGGACAAATACGCCAAAGCCACCAACCTGGAAAAAGGCGCCTACATCCTGGCCGATGCAGATAAAACACCGGATGTGATCCTGATGGCCACCGGCTCTGAAGTGGACCTGATCGTGAAGGCGCAGGAAAAGCTGAAAGCAGAAGGCATTGGCGCCCGCATCGTCAGCTTCCCCAGCTGGGAGCTGTTTGAAAAACAGGACGCTGCTTACAAGGAATCTGTATTTCCCAAAAACGTGCGCAAGCGCCTGGCCGTAGAAGCCGGCGCCTCCATGGGCTGGCACAAGTGGGTGACCGACGAAGGCGATACCATCACGGTAGACCGCTTTGGCGAATCCGCGCCCGCAGAGCAGATCTTCGCGGAGTTTGGATTTACGGTGGATAACGTAGTGAAGAAAGCAAAGGCTTTACTGGGAAAGTAA
- a CDS encoding ABC transporter ATP-binding protein: MNYNLNELLAQRDKKTGARKALREFVALMGEEKRNLLIAQVFILLNTGLNLVGPLLVGMAVDKYVSTKDLAGLSRIGLLLLAVYGCAFITAYLQTKKMGGVGQRMLFTLRNAVFIKLQDLPVAFFNQNKAGDLISRINNDTDKVNQFFSQSLMQFIGSIFTMLGAGIFLLSLNLKLGVAALLPALALLIFTRVISPWLKARNARSLKSSGALSGEIQESLNNFKVIIAFNRRDYFRKRFQEANEDNYKTSVDAGIANNLFLPVSTFFSALAQLVVVAYGIYMILHHEQAIGSHETFTIGLLVAYLAYVQNFYNPVRQLAALWANFQVAQAGWDRIAQILSLQSNLVVEEERTTNGNGQTKHPLLEFKNVSFGYPDGKTVLHDINFRLEPGKTYALVGPTGGGKTTTASLIARLYDPTQGAVLLDGKDIRTYQPSERARKIGFILQEPFLFSGTVRDNLLYGNEALRHYTPEQLTEVMKDANLESLLARFENGLETDIQPNGEGVSLGQKQLIAFMRAVLRNPSLLILDEATANIDTVTEQLLEDILHKLPASTTRVIIAHRLNTIESADEIFFVNGGAVTRAGSMQDAVDMLLHQKRSS, encoded by the coding sequence ATGAATTACAATCTTAACGAGCTTTTAGCCCAACGTGATAAAAAGACCGGGGCCAGGAAGGCGCTGCGCGAATTTGTGGCCCTGATGGGCGAGGAGAAGCGTAACCTGCTCATTGCACAGGTGTTCATCCTGCTCAATACAGGCCTGAACCTGGTAGGCCCGCTGCTGGTAGGGATGGCCGTGGATAAATACGTGTCTACAAAAGACCTGGCCGGCCTGTCGCGCATAGGCCTGTTGCTGCTGGCGGTGTACGGCTGCGCCTTCATCACCGCTTATTTGCAGACCAAGAAAATGGGCGGGGTAGGGCAGCGCATGCTGTTCACCCTGCGCAATGCCGTGTTCATCAAACTGCAGGACCTGCCGGTAGCCTTTTTTAACCAGAACAAGGCCGGTGACCTGATCTCCCGCATTAACAATGATACGGACAAGGTGAACCAGTTCTTCTCCCAATCGCTGATGCAGTTCATTGGCAGCATTTTTACCATGCTGGGCGCGGGCATTTTCCTGTTGTCACTGAACCTGAAACTCGGGGTGGCCGCGCTGCTGCCCGCGCTGGCATTACTTATTTTTACACGTGTCATTTCCCCCTGGCTGAAGGCCCGTAATGCCCGCAGCTTAAAGAGCTCCGGGGCCCTGAGTGGGGAGATCCAGGAAAGCCTCAATAACTTCAAAGTGATCATTGCCTTTAACCGCCGCGACTATTTCCGCAAGCGCTTCCAGGAGGCTAATGAAGACAACTACAAAACGTCTGTAGATGCCGGTATCGCCAATAACCTGTTCCTGCCGGTATCCACCTTCTTTTCCGCCTTGGCGCAACTGGTAGTGGTGGCATATGGCATTTACATGATCCTGCACCATGAGCAGGCCATCGGCTCCCATGAAACCTTTACCATTGGTTTGCTGGTAGCATACCTGGCTTACGTGCAGAACTTCTACAACCCTGTGCGCCAGCTGGCCGCACTGTGGGCCAACTTCCAGGTGGCACAGGCCGGGTGGGACCGCATTGCACAGATCCTCAGCCTGCAATCCAACCTGGTGGTGGAAGAAGAAAGGACCACTAACGGTAACGGACAAACGAAGCACCCGCTGCTGGAATTTAAAAATGTTTCTTTCGGGTACCCGGATGGCAAAACCGTGCTGCATGATATTAATTTCCGCCTGGAGCCGGGTAAAACCTACGCCCTGGTGGGGCCCACCGGTGGCGGGAAAACCACCACGGCCAGCCTCATTGCCCGCCTGTACGATCCTACGCAGGGCGCGGTACTGCTGGACGGAAAGGACATCCGCACCTACCAGCCTTCAGAACGGGCCAGGAAGATCGGCTTCATTTTGCAGGAGCCCTTCCTGTTTAGCGGTACCGTGCGGGATAACCTGCTGTATGGTAATGAAGCGCTGCGCCACTACACGCCGGAGCAACTTACGGAAGTAATGAAGGACGCCAACCTGGAAAGCCTGCTGGCCCGTTTTGAAAATGGATTGGAAACAGACATCCAGCCTAACGGGGAAGGGGTAAGCCTGGGGCAGAAACAGCTGATCGCCTTTATGCGCGCAGTGCTGCGCAACCCTTCCCTCCTCATCCTGGATGAGGCCACGGCCAATATTGATACCGTAACAGAACAATTGCTGGAAGATATTTTGCACAAGCTGCCCGCCAGCACTACCCGCGTGATCATTGCCCACCGGCTGAACACGATAGAAAGTGCAGACGAGATCTTTTTTGTAAATGGCGGGGCGGTGACCAGGGCCGGCTCCATGCAGGACGCCGTGGATATGCTGCTGCACCAGAAGCGGAGCAGCTGA